From Burkholderiales bacterium:
CGTCGGCAAGCGCGGAGCGGCGGCGCGGCATGCGGGGAGTGGGTGACGGCCGGTCGACGAATTCGCGGTCGGGAGCGCGTGCATCGGGGTGTGCGACGGTGGCGTGCATGTCATCTCTTCTCGGATTGCACGTGGAAGCGGCGCCGGTGTCTCCACCGGCGCCGGGATTGCGCAGTGAAACGATCTGCTGCCGAAGCGCGTTTATTTAGCGGCCGCCCACAATGATTTGCCCGAGCCGTCCCTGATGCCGGCCGCCCATGCGCCTCGCACGAGCTTCACGACGGTGTCGGGCATCGGCACGTAGTCGAGATCCAGCGCGAGCTTGTCGCCGTTTTCGTAGGCCCAGTTGAAGAACTTGAGCACTTCCGCGGTCTGCTGCGCCTTCTCGGCGTTCTTGTGGAGCAGGATGAACGTCGCGCCGCTGATCGGCCAGCTCTCCTTGCCCTGCTGATTCGTCAGGATCTCGTAGAAAGCGGACTTGCTCCAGTCGGCGCCCGCGGCGGCGGCCTTGAACGCGCTGTCGCTCGGGCTGACGTAAGCGCCGGCGGCGTTCTGCATCAGGGTGTGCGCGAGCTTGTTCTGCCTGGCATACGCGTATTCGACGTAGCCGATCGAGCCCGGGACACGCGACACGAACGCCGCGACGCCTTCGTTGCCCTTGCCGCCGAGACCCACCGGCCACTGCACCGACTGGCCTTCGCCGACTTTCTGCTTCCACTCGGGGTTCACCTTGGAGAGGTAGTTGGTGAAGATGAACGTCGTGCCCGAGCCGTCGGCGCGGCGCACCACGCCGATCGCCTGGTTGGGAAGCTGCTTGCCGGGATTCAGCTCGGCGATCGCCTTGTCGTTCCAGTTCACGATCTTGCCGAGGTAGATGTCGCCGAGGACCTGGCCGTTCAGGCGGATCTCGCCCGGTTTGATACCCGGGACGTTAACGACCGGTACGACGCCGCCGATGACGGTCGGGAACTGCACGAGACCGTCCTTGTCGAGCTCCTGCGGGCTGAGCGGCGCGTCGGACGCGCCGAAGTCGACCGTTCTCGCCTTGATCTGCCGGATTCCGCCCGACGAGCCGATCGACTGGTAGTTGACGCGGTTGCCGGTCGCCTTCGCGTAGGCCTCGGCCCATTTCGCGTAAACGGGCGCCGGGAAGGAGGCGCCGGCGCCCGTGAGGTCAGCCGCTTGCGCAAGCGGCGCGACCGCCAGCAAGGCAGCCGCAAGTAACTGTTTCGTAGAGACGAAACGCATGTTTTCACCGTGTGGTCATGATCGAAGGCGCCAGTGTATGCAGCCTGTGTGACAGGAAAATTACACAGACGAATCGGGGTCAGACCCCGATTTTTTTATCCTTTGTTTTCAGTGCGCGAGGCCTGTTTCGAGGGGCTGAATCGGGGTCTGTCCCCGATTTCGGCCGGTTCAAGAATGCGTCCCGGCGGCCGTTACACCGGGTGCACCCCGTCGACGGGGCCATCCATCATTGAGGAAGAGAACGATGAGAATCTGTGTAGTCGGCGCCGGCGCCATCGGCGGCTATCTCGCGGTCCTGTTCGCGAAAGCCGGTCACGAAG
This genomic window contains:
- the pstS gene encoding phosphate ABC transporter substrate-binding protein PstS → MRFVSTKQLLAAALLAVAPLAQAADLTGAGASFPAPVYAKWAEAYAKATGNRVNYQSIGSSGGIRQIKARTVDFGASDAPLSPQELDKDGLVQFPTVIGGVVPVVNVPGIKPGEIRLNGQVLGDIYLGKIVNWNDKAIAELNPGKQLPNQAIGVVRRADGSGTTFIFTNYLSKVNPEWKQKVGEGQSVQWPVGLGGKGNEGVAAFVSRVPGSIGYVEYAYARQNKLAHTLMQNAAGAYVSPSDSAFKAAAAGADWSKSAFYEILTNQQGKESWPISGATFILLHKNAEKAQQTAEVLKFFNWAYENGDKLALDLDYVPMPDTVVKLVRGAWAAGIRDGSGKSLWAAAK